One genomic region from Zestosphaera sp. encodes:
- a CDS encoding zinc ribbon domain-containing protein: MRITEVGEEYGIKVELVSEENTSTTCPLCIVKNQDHRRVCRGLLKCYKHSKVFNTDLVGAHNILLKTKTIPPSPALCGVGVKRLRPGAELNPAHAGNVAPNPPEPPHFRAGRRSV; the protein is encoded by the coding sequence ATGAGAATAACTGAGGTTGGAGAAGAGTACGGCATCAAGGTTGAGCTTGTCAGCGAAGAGAATACATCCACTACTTGCCCACTATGTATAGTGAAGAACCAAGACCACAGGAGAGTATGCAGAGGACTACTGAAGTGCTACAAACACAGCAAAGTATTCAACACAGACCTAGTTGGAGCACACAACATACTACTCAAAACAAAAACCATACCCCCAAGCCCCGCACTATGCGGGGTAGGGGTAAAGCGCCTGAGACCGGGCGCGGAGCTAAACCCAGCACACGCTGGGAATGTAGCTCCAAACCCCCCAGAACCCCCGCACTTCAGGGCGGGGAGGAGGTCAGTCTAA
- a CDS encoding C2H2-type zinc finger protein, with translation MGECLEDPVVALVKFLVIKRLAGNSSTLMVVKEYFVDGVSPSSISYKYKVSKFRVRGYIQRVTEKTRNPYLASLIIKQVFPLILEIEPVVIKVNERYVCLICDQSFGSEVTVENHLRRKHGEYINKIVREVLESVRELPTSR, from the coding sequence ATGGGTGAGTGTTTGGAAGACCCTGTAGTCGCTTTAGTCAAGTTCTTAGTAATTAAGAGACTAGCAGGGAATTCCTCTACTTTGATGGTCGTTAAAGAGTATTTTGTTGATGGAGTCTCACCTAGTTCTATAAGTTATAAGTATAAGGTCTCTAAGTTTAGGGTTAGAGGATATATACAGAGAGTCACTGAAAAAACTAGGAATCCTTATTTGGCATCACTAATCATAAAACAAGTTTTCCCCCTAATACTAGAGATCGAGCCAGTCGTAATCAAAGTTAACGAGAGATACGTATGTCTAATTTGTGATCAGTCTTTCGGTAGTGAGGTTACTGTAGAGAATCATCTTAGGAGAAAGCACGGAGAATACATAAACAAGATAGTTAGAGAAGTTCTAGAGAGTGTTAGGGAATTACCTACGAGCAGGTAA
- the hsp20 gene encoding archaeal heat shock protein Hsp20 gives MSYRKRRRSLFDIFDEWIREMEEEMREFIEESEKLFRMSPEELEELRKKGLGPYVYGYRIYIGPDGKVKIDEFGNVRREGVKPKITEEAEPLADVIDEGDKVRIIVEMPGVEKDKIKLKASGKELIIQASNGKKYLKKLTLPDEVDVKSAKASYKNGILEIEFKKVRGASGEYEIRVD, from the coding sequence GTGAGTTACAGGAAGAGGAGGAGGTCATTATTCGACATATTTGATGAGTGGATTAGAGAGATGGAGGAAGAAATGCGTGAGTTTATTGAAGAGAGTGAGAAGCTATTTAGGATGAGTCCTGAAGAGTTGGAAGAGTTGCGTAAGAAAGGTCTTGGACCTTACGTCTACGGATACAGAATATACATAGGTCCTGACGGTAAGGTAAAGATAGACGAGTTCGGTAATGTCAGGAGGGAAGGCGTGAAGCCTAAGATCACTGAGGAGGCAGAACCTTTAGCTGACGTCATAGACGAAGGAGATAAAGTTAGAATAATTGTTGAGATGCCCGGTGTTGAGAAAGACAAGATAAAACTTAAAGCGTCAGGTAAGGAACTAATAATACAAGCTAGTAACGGGAAGAAATACCTTAAGAAACTCACCCTACCTGACGAGGTAGACGTTAAGAGCGCTAAAGCAAGTTACAAGAACGGAATACTAGAAATAGAGTTCAAGAAAGTGAGGGGGGCTTCCGGAGAATACGAGATAAGAGTAGATTGA
- a CDS encoding ribbon-helix-helix domain-containing protein: MSGGKVISVKLPNDVVDLIDDIISGKSYRNRSDFVRDAIMWKLNKHGYKLQVKTSPFGTEIKDF; encoded by the coding sequence ATGTCGGGCGGTAAAGTAATATCGGTGAAACTACCTAACGACGTAGTAGACTTGATAGACGACATAATATCTGGGAAGTCATATCGAAACAGGAGCGATTTTGTTCGCGACGCTATAATGTGGAAATTAAACAAGCATGGATACAAACTACAAGTAAAAACATCACCTTTCGGAACAGAAATAAAAGACTTTTAA